A stretch of Pomacea canaliculata isolate SZHN2017 linkage group LG6, ASM307304v1, whole genome shotgun sequence DNA encodes these proteins:
- the LOC112567065 gene encoding actin cytoskeleton-regulatory complex protein PAN1-like isoform X6, with the protein MALEGLQEELEFLTGRYAMRRRPVHGHLFSKPTSSRSHRPTLDDISIAGTKMTLPKQKSFPAFWPDGLPHTSPPLSSTSARSSSDAEQGLDRRHEDDDVAYLGRSHRAYTSPLLHPQDASHSRSLHLQLPRTVSGSPRPLLAAQLREAPAMVWEEEEELEEYEEAQAQEVCVREMVISVQQPAAARDSVGEAVVVRTQRQSDDAPDEEGDAASSPPTSPEEDVSEDKALCLAPETRTTGTGADMLLVLVHPCYAPRDMVVPSSPHPDLHLDLRAKSGSQTYYTHLAPPLHQEDLQDDKREATKMPALPISPSCLPPLAQAEATVQKQSKTKLKTGAKAKSKSTVQPINQGDKPATKPTKAQASPDKAAKQPVALKPLARSTNHLPVKTTKPLKQVISPKAKAADRRGKKAVAKTTSKTMVMGKLKEHRPASEEPVDKPKPLPISLPEDMETGTDTQVSPEPPKSRSPTRKKEKVIAPPPQQLTALPDTVAPPKVVEVELTKRSSWIFGENDDDDKEERDGENLHENPEDPPVKVDLPDLPSTLPVTSQRGARATLAAGAPCSVCP; encoded by the exons ATGGCCCTGGAGGGTCTGCAGGAGGAGCTGGAGTTTCTCACCGGACGTTACGCCATGCGCCGTCGACCCGTGCACGGTCACCTGTTCTCGAAGCCCACCTCGTCCAGGTCGCACAGACCCACGCTGGACGACATCAGCATCGCTGGCACCAAGATGACTTTGCCCAAGCAGAAGTCCTTCCCCGCCTTTTGGCCGGATGGCCTCCCGCACACGTCACCTCCACTGAGCTCCACCAGCGCTCGTTCGTCATCTGATGCCGAGCAA GGTTTGGACCGACGACACGAGGACGACGATGTGGCCTACCTCGGGAGGTCGCACAGGGCCTACACATCGCCCCTCCTCCACCCGCAAGACGCATCCC ACTCCAGATCCCTCCACCTGCAGCTGCCACGGacagtgagtggctcaccgCGCCCTCTGCTGGCCGCACAGCTGCGAGAGGCGCCGGCGAtggtgtgggaggaggaggaggagctggAGGAGTACGAGGAGGCTCAGGCCCAGGAGGTGTGTGTGCGGGAGATGGTGATCAGTGTTCAGCAGCCCGCCGCGGCACGTGACTCAGTGGGAGAAGCTGTCGTCGTTAGGACTCAACGCCAGTCGGACGACGCACCTGACGAGGAAGGCGATGCGGCGTCGTCGCCACCGACATCGCCAGAGGAGGACGTTTCAGAAGACA AAGCTCTCTGCCTGGCCCCTGAAACAAGGACCACTGGAACTGGTGCGGACATGTTGTTAGTGCTAGTCCACCCGTGCTACGCACCCAGGGACATGGTGGTTCCCTCTTCGCCGCACCCAGACCTACACCTGGACCTGAGGGCGAAGTCTGGCAGCCAGACATACTACACACATT TAGCCCCGCCCCTGCACCAGGAGGACCTCCAGGACGATAAGCGAGAGGCGACGAAGATGCCAGCACTTCCTATTTCCCCCTCATGCCTCCCTCCACTAGCCCAAGCCGAGGCCACTGTACAAA aaCAATCGAAAACTAAGCTGAAGACAG GAGCAAAAGCAAAGAGCAAAAGTACAGTACAGCCTATAAACCAAG GAGACAAGCCCGCCACCAAGCCGACCAAAGCACAAGCATCGCCAGATAAGGCAGCCAAGCAGCCCGTGGCACTCAAACCACTTGCCAGGTCAACAAACCACTTGCCGGTCAAGACGACCAAACCTCTGAAGCAGGTCATCTCGCCCAAAGCCAAAGCAGCTGATCGCAGGGGCAAAAAGG CTGTTGCCAAGACGACATCGAAGACCATGGTGATGGGAAAACTGAAGGAACACAGGCCTGCATCAGAAG AGCCTGTAGACAAACCCAAGCCTCTGCCTATCTCCTTGCCAGAAGACATGGAGACTGGTACCGACACTCAG GTGTCACCGGAGCCACCCAAGTCGCGCTCACCCAccagaaaaaaggagaaagtgatTGCACCACCACCCCAGCAGCTGACAGCCCTCCCTGACACTGTTGCCCCTCCTAAAGTTGTGGAGGTGGAACTCACCAAGCGATCGTCGTGGATATTCGGTGaaaacgacgatgacgacaaagAGGAAAGAGATGGCGAAAACCTCCACGAAAACCCAG AGGACCCCCCTGTGAAGGTGGACCTGCCGGACCTGCCCTCCACCCTGCCTGTGACATCCCAGCGCGGAGCACGTGCAACCCTCGCGGCGGGCGCACCCTGTTCTGTGTGCCCATAG
- the LOC112567065 gene encoding actin cytoskeleton-regulatory complex protein PAN1-like isoform X9: MALEGLQEELEFLTGRYAMRRRPVHGHLFSKPTSSRSHRPTLDDISIAGTKMTLPKQKSFPAFWPDGLPHTSPPLSSTSARSSSDAEQQVSAHHFMNFVSSPPRVRHLIASKEGKYTKYTQPATCSRCSCQRFEGHMHSFDHRRLVMKALRGLDRRHEDDDVAYLGRSHRAYTSPLLHPQDASHSRSLHLQLPRTVSGSPRPLLAAQLREAPAMVWEEEEELEEYEEAQAQEVCVREMVISVQQPAAARDSVGEAVVVRTQRQSDDAPDEEGDAASSPPTSPEEDVSEDKQSKTKLKTGAKAKSKSTVQPINQGDKPATKPTKAQASPDKAAKQPVALKPLARSTNHLPVKTTKPLKQVISPKAKAADRRGKKAVAKTTSKTMVMGKLKEHRPASEEPVDKPKPLPISLPEDMETGTDTQVSPEPPKSRSPTRKKEKVIAPPPQQLTALPDTVAPPKVVEVELTKRSSWIFGENDDDDKEERDGENLHENPEDPPVKVDLPDLPSTLPVTSQRGARATLAAGAPCSVCP, translated from the exons ATGGCCCTGGAGGGTCTGCAGGAGGAGCTGGAGTTTCTCACCGGACGTTACGCCATGCGCCGTCGACCCGTGCACGGTCACCTGTTCTCGAAGCCCACCTCGTCCAGGTCGCACAGACCCACGCTGGACGACATCAGCATCGCTGGCACCAAGATGACTTTGCCCAAGCAGAAGTCCTTCCCCGCCTTTTGGCCGGATGGCCTCCCGCACACGTCACCTCCACTGAGCTCCACCAGCGCTCGTTCGTCATCTGATGCCGAGCAA CAAGTTTCTGCCCATCATTTCATGAACTTCGTCAGCTCTCCACCACGTGTGAGGCATCTCATTGCATCAAAAGAG GGTAAGTACACTAAGTACACACAGCCCGCCACCTGCAGCAGGTGTTCATGCCAACGCTTTGAAGGTCACATGCATTCCTTTGATCATCGCCGACTTGTAATGAAAGCTTTGAGG GGTTTGGACCGACGACACGAGGACGACGATGTGGCCTACCTCGGGAGGTCGCACAGGGCCTACACATCGCCCCTCCTCCACCCGCAAGACGCATCCC ACTCCAGATCCCTCCACCTGCAGCTGCCACGGacagtgagtggctcaccgCGCCCTCTGCTGGCCGCACAGCTGCGAGAGGCGCCGGCGAtggtgtgggaggaggaggaggagctggAGGAGTACGAGGAGGCTCAGGCCCAGGAGGTGTGTGTGCGGGAGATGGTGATCAGTGTTCAGCAGCCCGCCGCGGCACGTGACTCAGTGGGAGAAGCTGTCGTCGTTAGGACTCAACGCCAGTCGGACGACGCACCTGACGAGGAAGGCGATGCGGCGTCGTCGCCACCGACATCGCCAGAGGAGGACGTTTCAGAAGACA aaCAATCGAAAACTAAGCTGAAGACAG GAGCAAAAGCAAAGAGCAAAAGTACAGTACAGCCTATAAACCAAG GAGACAAGCCCGCCACCAAGCCGACCAAAGCACAAGCATCGCCAGATAAGGCAGCCAAGCAGCCCGTGGCACTCAAACCACTTGCCAGGTCAACAAACCACTTGCCGGTCAAGACGACCAAACCTCTGAAGCAGGTCATCTCGCCCAAAGCCAAAGCAGCTGATCGCAGGGGCAAAAAGG CTGTTGCCAAGACGACATCGAAGACCATGGTGATGGGAAAACTGAAGGAACACAGGCCTGCATCAGAAG AGCCTGTAGACAAACCCAAGCCTCTGCCTATCTCCTTGCCAGAAGACATGGAGACTGGTACCGACACTCAG GTGTCACCGGAGCCACCCAAGTCGCGCTCACCCAccagaaaaaaggagaaagtgatTGCACCACCACCCCAGCAGCTGACAGCCCTCCCTGACACTGTTGCCCCTCCTAAAGTTGTGGAGGTGGAACTCACCAAGCGATCGTCGTGGATATTCGGTGaaaacgacgatgacgacaaagAGGAAAGAGATGGCGAAAACCTCCACGAAAACCCAG AGGACCCCCCTGTGAAGGTGGACCTGCCGGACCTGCCCTCCACCCTGCCTGTGACATCCCAGCGCGGAGCACGTGCAACCCTCGCGGCGGGCGCACCCTGTTCTGTGTGCCCATAG
- the LOC112567065 gene encoding actin cytoskeleton-regulatory complex protein PAN1-like isoform X11, which translates to MALEGLQEELEFLTGRYAMRRRPVHGHLFSKPTSSRSHRPTLDDISIAGTKMTLPKQKSFPAFWPDGLPHTSPPLSSTSARSSSDAEQQVSAHHFMNFVSSPPRVRHLIASKEGKYTKYTQPATCSRCSCQRFEGHMHSFDHRRLVMKALRGLDRRHEDDDVAYLGRSHRAYTSPLLHPQDASHSRSLHLQLPRTVSGSPRPLLAAQLREAPAMVWEEEEELEEYEEAQAQEVCVREMVISVQQPAAARDSVGEAVVVRTQRQSDDAPDEEGDAASSPPTSPEEDVSEDKQSKTKLKTGDKPATKPTKAQASPDKAAKQPVALKPLARSTNHLPVKTTKPLKQVISPKAKAADRRGKKAVAKTTSKTMVMGKLKEHRPASEEPVDKPKPLPISLPEDMETGTDTQVSPEPPKSRSPTRKKEKVIAPPPQQLTALPDTVAPPKVVEVELTKRSSWIFGENDDDDKEERDGENLHENPEDPPVKVDLPDLPSTLPVTSQRGARATLAAGAPCSVCP; encoded by the exons ATGGCCCTGGAGGGTCTGCAGGAGGAGCTGGAGTTTCTCACCGGACGTTACGCCATGCGCCGTCGACCCGTGCACGGTCACCTGTTCTCGAAGCCCACCTCGTCCAGGTCGCACAGACCCACGCTGGACGACATCAGCATCGCTGGCACCAAGATGACTTTGCCCAAGCAGAAGTCCTTCCCCGCCTTTTGGCCGGATGGCCTCCCGCACACGTCACCTCCACTGAGCTCCACCAGCGCTCGTTCGTCATCTGATGCCGAGCAA CAAGTTTCTGCCCATCATTTCATGAACTTCGTCAGCTCTCCACCACGTGTGAGGCATCTCATTGCATCAAAAGAG GGTAAGTACACTAAGTACACACAGCCCGCCACCTGCAGCAGGTGTTCATGCCAACGCTTTGAAGGTCACATGCATTCCTTTGATCATCGCCGACTTGTAATGAAAGCTTTGAGG GGTTTGGACCGACGACACGAGGACGACGATGTGGCCTACCTCGGGAGGTCGCACAGGGCCTACACATCGCCCCTCCTCCACCCGCAAGACGCATCCC ACTCCAGATCCCTCCACCTGCAGCTGCCACGGacagtgagtggctcaccgCGCCCTCTGCTGGCCGCACAGCTGCGAGAGGCGCCGGCGAtggtgtgggaggaggaggaggagctggAGGAGTACGAGGAGGCTCAGGCCCAGGAGGTGTGTGTGCGGGAGATGGTGATCAGTGTTCAGCAGCCCGCCGCGGCACGTGACTCAGTGGGAGAAGCTGTCGTCGTTAGGACTCAACGCCAGTCGGACGACGCACCTGACGAGGAAGGCGATGCGGCGTCGTCGCCACCGACATCGCCAGAGGAGGACGTTTCAGAAGACA aaCAATCGAAAACTAAGCTGAAGACAG GAGACAAGCCCGCCACCAAGCCGACCAAAGCACAAGCATCGCCAGATAAGGCAGCCAAGCAGCCCGTGGCACTCAAACCACTTGCCAGGTCAACAAACCACTTGCCGGTCAAGACGACCAAACCTCTGAAGCAGGTCATCTCGCCCAAAGCCAAAGCAGCTGATCGCAGGGGCAAAAAGG CTGTTGCCAAGACGACATCGAAGACCATGGTGATGGGAAAACTGAAGGAACACAGGCCTGCATCAGAAG AGCCTGTAGACAAACCCAAGCCTCTGCCTATCTCCTTGCCAGAAGACATGGAGACTGGTACCGACACTCAG GTGTCACCGGAGCCACCCAAGTCGCGCTCACCCAccagaaaaaaggagaaagtgatTGCACCACCACCCCAGCAGCTGACAGCCCTCCCTGACACTGTTGCCCCTCCTAAAGTTGTGGAGGTGGAACTCACCAAGCGATCGTCGTGGATATTCGGTGaaaacgacgatgacgacaaagAGGAAAGAGATGGCGAAAACCTCCACGAAAACCCAG AGGACCCCCCTGTGAAGGTGGACCTGCCGGACCTGCCCTCCACCCTGCCTGTGACATCCCAGCGCGGAGCACGTGCAACCCTCGCGGCGGGCGCACCCTGTTCTGTGTGCCCATAG
- the LOC112567065 gene encoding actin cytoskeleton-regulatory complex protein PAN1-like isoform X2 yields MALEGLQEELEFLTGRYAMRRRPVHGHLFSKPTSSRSHRPTLDDISIAGTKMTLPKQKSFPAFWPDGLPHTSPPLSSTSARSSSDAEQQVSAHHFMNFVSSPPRVRHLIASKEGKYTKYTQPATCSRCSCQRFEGHMHSFDHRRLVMKALRGLDRRHEDDDVAYLGRSHRAYTSPLLHPQDASHSRSLHLQLPRTVSGSPRPLLAAQLREAPAMVWEEEEELEEYEEAQAQEVCVREMVISVQQPAAARDSVGEAVVVRTQRQSDDAPDEEGDAASSPPTSPEEDVSEDKALCLAPETRTTGTGADMLLVLVHPCYAPRDMVVPSSPHPDLHLDLRAKSGSQTYYTHLAPPLHQEDLQDDKREATKMPALPISPSCLPPLAQAEATVQKQSKTKLKTGDKPATKPTKAQASPDKAAKQPVALKPLARSTNHLPVKTTKPLKQVISPKAKAADRRGKKAVAKTTSKTMVMGKLKEHRPASEEPVDKPKPLPISLPEDMETGTDTQVSPEPPKSRSPTRKKEKVIAPPPQQLTALPDTVAPPKVVEVELTKRSSWIFGENDDDDKEERDGENLHENPEDPPVKVDLPDLPSTLPVTSQRGARATLAAGAPCSVCP; encoded by the exons ATGGCCCTGGAGGGTCTGCAGGAGGAGCTGGAGTTTCTCACCGGACGTTACGCCATGCGCCGTCGACCCGTGCACGGTCACCTGTTCTCGAAGCCCACCTCGTCCAGGTCGCACAGACCCACGCTGGACGACATCAGCATCGCTGGCACCAAGATGACTTTGCCCAAGCAGAAGTCCTTCCCCGCCTTTTGGCCGGATGGCCTCCCGCACACGTCACCTCCACTGAGCTCCACCAGCGCTCGTTCGTCATCTGATGCCGAGCAA CAAGTTTCTGCCCATCATTTCATGAACTTCGTCAGCTCTCCACCACGTGTGAGGCATCTCATTGCATCAAAAGAG GGTAAGTACACTAAGTACACACAGCCCGCCACCTGCAGCAGGTGTTCATGCCAACGCTTTGAAGGTCACATGCATTCCTTTGATCATCGCCGACTTGTAATGAAAGCTTTGAGG GGTTTGGACCGACGACACGAGGACGACGATGTGGCCTACCTCGGGAGGTCGCACAGGGCCTACACATCGCCCCTCCTCCACCCGCAAGACGCATCCC ACTCCAGATCCCTCCACCTGCAGCTGCCACGGacagtgagtggctcaccgCGCCCTCTGCTGGCCGCACAGCTGCGAGAGGCGCCGGCGAtggtgtgggaggaggaggaggagctggAGGAGTACGAGGAGGCTCAGGCCCAGGAGGTGTGTGTGCGGGAGATGGTGATCAGTGTTCAGCAGCCCGCCGCGGCACGTGACTCAGTGGGAGAAGCTGTCGTCGTTAGGACTCAACGCCAGTCGGACGACGCACCTGACGAGGAAGGCGATGCGGCGTCGTCGCCACCGACATCGCCAGAGGAGGACGTTTCAGAAGACA AAGCTCTCTGCCTGGCCCCTGAAACAAGGACCACTGGAACTGGTGCGGACATGTTGTTAGTGCTAGTCCACCCGTGCTACGCACCCAGGGACATGGTGGTTCCCTCTTCGCCGCACCCAGACCTACACCTGGACCTGAGGGCGAAGTCTGGCAGCCAGACATACTACACACATT TAGCCCCGCCCCTGCACCAGGAGGACCTCCAGGACGATAAGCGAGAGGCGACGAAGATGCCAGCACTTCCTATTTCCCCCTCATGCCTCCCTCCACTAGCCCAAGCCGAGGCCACTGTACAAA aaCAATCGAAAACTAAGCTGAAGACAG GAGACAAGCCCGCCACCAAGCCGACCAAAGCACAAGCATCGCCAGATAAGGCAGCCAAGCAGCCCGTGGCACTCAAACCACTTGCCAGGTCAACAAACCACTTGCCGGTCAAGACGACCAAACCTCTGAAGCAGGTCATCTCGCCCAAAGCCAAAGCAGCTGATCGCAGGGGCAAAAAGG CTGTTGCCAAGACGACATCGAAGACCATGGTGATGGGAAAACTGAAGGAACACAGGCCTGCATCAGAAG AGCCTGTAGACAAACCCAAGCCTCTGCCTATCTCCTTGCCAGAAGACATGGAGACTGGTACCGACACTCAG GTGTCACCGGAGCCACCCAAGTCGCGCTCACCCAccagaaaaaaggagaaagtgatTGCACCACCACCCCAGCAGCTGACAGCCCTCCCTGACACTGTTGCCCCTCCTAAAGTTGTGGAGGTGGAACTCACCAAGCGATCGTCGTGGATATTCGGTGaaaacgacgatgacgacaaagAGGAAAGAGATGGCGAAAACCTCCACGAAAACCCAG AGGACCCCCCTGTGAAGGTGGACCTGCCGGACCTGCCCTCCACCCTGCCTGTGACATCCCAGCGCGGAGCACGTGCAACCCTCGCGGCGGGCGCACCCTGTTCTGTGTGCCCATAG
- the LOC112567065 gene encoding actin cytoskeleton-regulatory complex protein PAN1-like isoform X12 — MALEGLQEELEFLTGRYAMRRRPVHGHLFSKPTSSRSHRPTLDDISIAGTKMTLPKQKSFPAFWPDGLPHTSPPLSSTSARSSSDAEQQVSAHHFMNFVSSPPRVRHLIASKEGKYTKYTQPATCSRCSCQRFEGHMHSFDHRRLVMKALRGLDRRHEDDDVAYLGRSHRAYTSPLLHPQDASHSRSLHLQLPRTVSGSPRPLLAAQLREAPAMVWEEEEELEEYEEAQAQEVCVREMVISVQQPAAARDSVGEAVVVRTQRQSDDAPDEEGDAASSPPTSPEEDVSEDRDKPATKPTKAQASPDKAAKQPVALKPLARSTNHLPVKTTKPLKQVISPKAKAADRRGKKAVAKTTSKTMVMGKLKEHRPASEEPVDKPKPLPISLPEDMETGTDTQVSPEPPKSRSPTRKKEKVIAPPPQQLTALPDTVAPPKVVEVELTKRSSWIFGENDDDDKEERDGENLHENPEDPPVKVDLPDLPSTLPVTSQRGARATLAAGAPCSVCP, encoded by the exons ATGGCCCTGGAGGGTCTGCAGGAGGAGCTGGAGTTTCTCACCGGACGTTACGCCATGCGCCGTCGACCCGTGCACGGTCACCTGTTCTCGAAGCCCACCTCGTCCAGGTCGCACAGACCCACGCTGGACGACATCAGCATCGCTGGCACCAAGATGACTTTGCCCAAGCAGAAGTCCTTCCCCGCCTTTTGGCCGGATGGCCTCCCGCACACGTCACCTCCACTGAGCTCCACCAGCGCTCGTTCGTCATCTGATGCCGAGCAA CAAGTTTCTGCCCATCATTTCATGAACTTCGTCAGCTCTCCACCACGTGTGAGGCATCTCATTGCATCAAAAGAG GGTAAGTACACTAAGTACACACAGCCCGCCACCTGCAGCAGGTGTTCATGCCAACGCTTTGAAGGTCACATGCATTCCTTTGATCATCGCCGACTTGTAATGAAAGCTTTGAGG GGTTTGGACCGACGACACGAGGACGACGATGTGGCCTACCTCGGGAGGTCGCACAGGGCCTACACATCGCCCCTCCTCCACCCGCAAGACGCATCCC ACTCCAGATCCCTCCACCTGCAGCTGCCACGGacagtgagtggctcaccgCGCCCTCTGCTGGCCGCACAGCTGCGAGAGGCGCCGGCGAtggtgtgggaggaggaggaggagctggAGGAGTACGAGGAGGCTCAGGCCCAGGAGGTGTGTGTGCGGGAGATGGTGATCAGTGTTCAGCAGCCCGCCGCGGCACGTGACTCAGTGGGAGAAGCTGTCGTCGTTAGGACTCAACGCCAGTCGGACGACGCACCTGACGAGGAAGGCGATGCGGCGTCGTCGCCACCGACATCGCCAGAGGAGGACGTTTCAGAAGACA GAGACAAGCCCGCCACCAAGCCGACCAAAGCACAAGCATCGCCAGATAAGGCAGCCAAGCAGCCCGTGGCACTCAAACCACTTGCCAGGTCAACAAACCACTTGCCGGTCAAGACGACCAAACCTCTGAAGCAGGTCATCTCGCCCAAAGCCAAAGCAGCTGATCGCAGGGGCAAAAAGG CTGTTGCCAAGACGACATCGAAGACCATGGTGATGGGAAAACTGAAGGAACACAGGCCTGCATCAGAAG AGCCTGTAGACAAACCCAAGCCTCTGCCTATCTCCTTGCCAGAAGACATGGAGACTGGTACCGACACTCAG GTGTCACCGGAGCCACCCAAGTCGCGCTCACCCAccagaaaaaaggagaaagtgatTGCACCACCACCCCAGCAGCTGACAGCCCTCCCTGACACTGTTGCCCCTCCTAAAGTTGTGGAGGTGGAACTCACCAAGCGATCGTCGTGGATATTCGGTGaaaacgacgatgacgacaaagAGGAAAGAGATGGCGAAAACCTCCACGAAAACCCAG AGGACCCCCCTGTGAAGGTGGACCTGCCGGACCTGCCCTCCACCCTGCCTGTGACATCCCAGCGCGGAGCACGTGCAACCCTCGCGGCGGGCGCACCCTGTTCTGTGTGCCCATAG
- the LOC112567065 gene encoding neurofilament heavy polypeptide-like isoform X5 produces the protein MALEGLQEELEFLTGRYAMRRRPVHGHLFSKPTSSRSHRPTLDDISIAGTKMTLPKQKSFPAFWPDGLPHTSPPLSSTSARSSSDAEQQVSAHHFMNFVSSPPRVRHLIASKEGKYTKYTQPATCSRCSCQRFEGHMHSFDHRRLVMKALRGLDRRHEDDDVAYLGRSHRAYTSPLLHPQDASHSRSLHLQLPRTVSGSPRPLLAAQLREAPAMVWEEEEELEEYEEAQAQEVCVREMVISVQQPAAARDSVGEAVVVRTQRQSDDAPDEEGDAASSPPTSPEEDVSEDTPPLHQEDLQDDKREATKMPALPISPSCLPPLAQAEATVQKQSKTKLKTGAKAKSKSTVQPINQGDKPATKPTKAQASPDKAAKQPVALKPLARSTNHLPVKTTKPLKQVISPKAKAADRRGKKAVAKTTSKTMVMGKLKEHRPASEEPVDKPKPLPISLPEDMETGTDTQVSPEPPKSRSPTRKKEKVIAPPPQQLTALPDTVAPPKVVEVELTKRSSWIFGENDDDDKEERDGENLHENPEDPPVKVDLPDLPSTLPVTSQRGARATLAAGAPCSVCP, from the exons ATGGCCCTGGAGGGTCTGCAGGAGGAGCTGGAGTTTCTCACCGGACGTTACGCCATGCGCCGTCGACCCGTGCACGGTCACCTGTTCTCGAAGCCCACCTCGTCCAGGTCGCACAGACCCACGCTGGACGACATCAGCATCGCTGGCACCAAGATGACTTTGCCCAAGCAGAAGTCCTTCCCCGCCTTTTGGCCGGATGGCCTCCCGCACACGTCACCTCCACTGAGCTCCACCAGCGCTCGTTCGTCATCTGATGCCGAGCAA CAAGTTTCTGCCCATCATTTCATGAACTTCGTCAGCTCTCCACCACGTGTGAGGCATCTCATTGCATCAAAAGAG GGTAAGTACACTAAGTACACACAGCCCGCCACCTGCAGCAGGTGTTCATGCCAACGCTTTGAAGGTCACATGCATTCCTTTGATCATCGCCGACTTGTAATGAAAGCTTTGAGG GGTTTGGACCGACGACACGAGGACGACGATGTGGCCTACCTCGGGAGGTCGCACAGGGCCTACACATCGCCCCTCCTCCACCCGCAAGACGCATCCC ACTCCAGATCCCTCCACCTGCAGCTGCCACGGacagtgagtggctcaccgCGCCCTCTGCTGGCCGCACAGCTGCGAGAGGCGCCGGCGAtggtgtgggaggaggaggaggagctggAGGAGTACGAGGAGGCTCAGGCCCAGGAGGTGTGTGTGCGGGAGATGGTGATCAGTGTTCAGCAGCCCGCCGCGGCACGTGACTCAGTGGGAGAAGCTGTCGTCGTTAGGACTCAACGCCAGTCGGACGACGCACCTGACGAGGAAGGCGATGCGGCGTCGTCGCCACCGACATCGCCAGAGGAGGACGTTTCAGAAGACA CCCCGCCCCTGCACCAGGAGGACCTCCAGGACGATAAGCGAGAGGCGACGAAGATGCCAGCACTTCCTATTTCCCCCTCATGCCTCCCTCCACTAGCCCAAGCCGAGGCCACTGTACAAA aaCAATCGAAAACTAAGCTGAAGACAG GAGCAAAAGCAAAGAGCAAAAGTACAGTACAGCCTATAAACCAAG GAGACAAGCCCGCCACCAAGCCGACCAAAGCACAAGCATCGCCAGATAAGGCAGCCAAGCAGCCCGTGGCACTCAAACCACTTGCCAGGTCAACAAACCACTTGCCGGTCAAGACGACCAAACCTCTGAAGCAGGTCATCTCGCCCAAAGCCAAAGCAGCTGATCGCAGGGGCAAAAAGG CTGTTGCCAAGACGACATCGAAGACCATGGTGATGGGAAAACTGAAGGAACACAGGCCTGCATCAGAAG AGCCTGTAGACAAACCCAAGCCTCTGCCTATCTCCTTGCCAGAAGACATGGAGACTGGTACCGACACTCAG GTGTCACCGGAGCCACCCAAGTCGCGCTCACCCAccagaaaaaaggagaaagtgatTGCACCACCACCCCAGCAGCTGACAGCCCTCCCTGACACTGTTGCCCCTCCTAAAGTTGTGGAGGTGGAACTCACCAAGCGATCGTCGTGGATATTCGGTGaaaacgacgatgacgacaaagAGGAAAGAGATGGCGAAAACCTCCACGAAAACCCAG AGGACCCCCCTGTGAAGGTGGACCTGCCGGACCTGCCCTCCACCCTGCCTGTGACATCCCAGCGCGGAGCACGTGCAACCCTCGCGGCGGGCGCACCCTGTTCTGTGTGCCCATAG